The DNA segment TTCATTTGGTAGTATATGCTTGGTTTGTTTTTATTTTAATTGTGGATTCCAATTAGCAGGATCCATGCGCCATGTAGAAAGCAATGTTTTTTCCATGGAAGAAATATAATTGGATTTTTCGGCTTGTTGCAATAAGTGATTATAATCACTCAACGTATGGAGTTCAATATTATTTTTTTTGAAATTCTCTTCAGAAACGTCAAAACCATATGTAAATATAGCGAGCATTCCTTTTACGTTCAAGTTTGCCTCTTTCAAAGCGTTTGCTGCTAATAAACTACTGTTTCCGGTGCTAATAAGGTCTTCAATAATCACCACGTTTTGATTTGCCTCTACAAACCCTTCAATTTTATTTTGCCTACCGTGTTTTTTTGTTTCGGGTCTAATATAACAAAAAGGAAGTCCTAAAATGTCGGCCACCAAAGCTCCAATGCCTATGGCTCCTGTAGCTACCCCGGCAATGATATCGGGCTTTCCGTAGAGTATCTCTACTTGTTTTGCTAGGTTTTCTTTAAGGTAATTCCTTATGATGGGATAGGACAATGTAATACGGTTATCACAATAAATTGGAGATTTCCATCCTGATGCCCACGTAAACGGGTTTTGTGGTTGTAATTTTATTGCATTAATTTGCAATAGTAATTCAGCCGTTTTTTGCGCGGTTTCTTTGTTTAAAATCATACTGCAAATGTATAAAGTTTTTGTTAAAGATATCCCCATAATTCTTTCAACTGAAGAAAATATTGGCGAACAATACACTTCCATACCACTTAATCTAGTCAGGTTTAAGAAACTGGTTAAAAAAATAAGCAAAGGTGAATTGCTTTATGTGAATCTCTACCATAAAAACGAAGAGAAGCTAGAGCGATTTCTTCGGAAAAAACTACCTGTAGTTGAAGCGGCTGGAGGTATGGTTTTTAATGATAAGCAAGAAATTCTTTTTATCTACCGTAATAAAAAGTGGGATTTGCCAAAAGGTAAAATTGAAAAGAAAGAAACTCACGAAGAAGCTGCTATGCGGGAAGTAATGGAAGAAACTGGAGTGCAAGATCTTGAAATACGAGAATTTTTAATGAAAACCTACCATGTTTTTAAACGGAATGGAAAGTTTAAGTTAAAAGTTACATATTGGTATAATATGTATAGTAATTATGAAGGCGAACTTAGACCAGAAGAAAAAGAGGGGATTAAAAAAGCGAAGTGGAAAAACTTCGAAAAATCCCAAAAAGCTTTAACTAAAAGCTACGAAAACATTAAATTACTATTTCCGAAGGAATATTTAACCACCCACCCGAACGATCGGGTAACGAAGGTGTGATGTTTCATAATTAGGCGATTGTTTATGTATCCAATCTAACTGTGCATACCAGTTGTTTGCAAAATTAGGGTCGTTTTCTTTTTTAGCTTCAAACTCTTTTTTTACCGCTGGGTTTTCATTTAGAAAAACTTCGGCTTTATCCTCCCATACATAGGGTGAAAAACCTTCTTTTTGTTGTAGAATGGCATCGAAAAAATTCCAGTTAAAAAACGAATCAGTAGCGGTAGGTTCTAAGGTTTCAACTAAGTAGCGTACGCCTTCTTGATTGGTTTTTGCTATATAATCTCCTTTCTTAACTTTAATAGCTTCCGTTTTAGTTGAGACTTCAGTGTTATAATGTAAATAATGGCCTTCATAAGGTTTTTTTACAGTTTCATAAGATTCAATTTTATATACTTCTGCTGTAATAACTGTATCCTTTTTTACTTTTTCAAGTTCAATTTTATTTTGTTTCAATAAATCGATTACGTTCCAATAGCCTTGAGGGATAATATAAGATTTTGGAATAGTAACAGATGCCTTTGGTTTAAAATAATCGTAATAGGTTATTTCTTTTGTATAGGGTTTATTTTGGTCATATTTTAAACGTTTAGAGCCGGTAATTTTACTGTCAATCATTTGGTCTTCATACCCTTTAAACTGTCGTGTGGATGTTTTACTGCTATCAATTTTCCATTGTACCGGATACGTAACACCAGC comes from the Marixanthomonas ophiurae genome and includes:
- the pyrE gene encoding orotate phosphoribosyltransferase encodes the protein MILNKETAQKTAELLLQINAIKLQPQNPFTWASGWKSPIYCDNRITLSYPIIRNYLKENLAKQVEILYGKPDIIAGVATGAIGIGALVADILGLPFCYIRPETKKHGRQNKIEGFVEANQNVVIIEDLISTGNSSLLAANALKEANLNVKGMLAIFTYGFDVSEENFKKNNIELHTLSDYNHLLQQAEKSNYISSMEKTLLSTWRMDPANWNPQLK
- a CDS encoding NUDIX hydrolase — encoded protein: MYKVFVKDIPIILSTEENIGEQYTSIPLNLVRFKKLVKKISKGELLYVNLYHKNEEKLERFLRKKLPVVEAAGGMVFNDKQEILFIYRNKKWDLPKGKIEKKETHEEAAMREVMEETGVQDLEIREFLMKTYHVFKRNGKFKLKVTYWYNMYSNYEGELRPEEKEGIKKAKWKNFEKSQKALTKSYENIKLLFPKEYLTTHPNDRVTKV